The Microbacterium amylolyticum genome includes the window GAAGTAGACCGCCATGTACAGCGGGTGATCGCCCGTTGTGAAGTACTGGTTGATCCACTGCACCCAGGCCGGGGGAAGCTGGCCGTCTGTCGGCGTGTTGAACTGCGCGATGAGGGCAGGGATGTACAGCAGCGACGAAGCGAAGATGACCGGCACAACGCCCGCCATGTTGACCTTGATCGGGATGTACGTGTTCGAGCCACCGTAGGTGCGGCGTCCGACCATGCGCTTCGCGTACTGAACAGGAACCCGCCGCTGGGACTGCTCAACGAAGACGACGGCCGCGATGATGACGATGCCAATCGCGATGACGAGAAGGAAGATCTCGAAGCCACGTGCCGCCCAGATGGCGCCGAGGGCACCGGGGAACGTTGCGGCGATCGACGTGAAGATCAGCAGGGACATACCGTTGCCGATACCGCGCTCGGTGACGAGCTCCGCCATCCACATCACGAGGCCGGTTCCGGCGGTCATGGTGAGGATGATCATGCCCTGGGCCATCCAGCTGTCGCTCGTGAGCAACTGCATGCACTCAGGCACGCTGGTGGCACCGAAGAGCTGACCGGAGCGGGCAACGGTGACGAGGGTGGTCGACTGCAGCAGCGCCAGCGCGATCGTCAGATAGCGCGTGTACTGCGTCAGCTTGCCCTGTCCCGCCTGCCCCTCCTTGTGGAGCGTCTCGAAGTGCGGAATGACGACGCGCAGGAGCTGCGTGATGATCGTCGCGGTGATGTACGGCATAACGCCGAGCGCGAAGATCGACAGCTGCAACAGGGCGCCGCCGGAGAACAGGTTGACGAGAGACAGCAGGCCATCCTGCCCCGACGTCTCAGCAAGACACTGCTGAACGTTGGGGTAGTCGATAAACGGCGACGGAACGTGCGCGCCGAATCGATAGATAGCGATGATGCCAAGCGTGAAGCCGATCTTCCGACGCAGGTCGGGCGTGCGGAAGATCCGCGCGATTGCGCTAAACAAGTAACTGCCTCCCAGGAATGGAAGATGCGCGCGTCAGCGCGCACCGTCCACCAGACTAGCGGAAAGGGCCGGGAGCTGTGAGCTCCCGACCCTTTCCGTGTAACGCACGAGGTCCGTGCTTACTTAATCGAACCGCCAGCGGCCTCGATCTTGGCCTGCGCCGAGGTCGAAACCTTGTCGACCTTGACGTTCAGCGCGACATCGAGGTCGCCGCCGCCCAGGACCTTGACGAGCTCGTTCTTGCGAACGAGACCCTTGGCAACGAGAGCCTCAACCGTCACGTCGCCACCCTCAGGGAAGGCAGCAGCGATCTTGTCCACGTTCACGACCTGGTACTCGGTGCGGAACGGGTTCTTGAAGCCGCGCAGCTTGGGGGTGCGCATGTGAAGCGGCATCTGGCCACCCTCGAAACCAACGCGCACGGTGTTGCGAGCGCGGGTTCCCTTGGTGCCTCGGCCGGCCGTCTTACCCTTCGAGCCCTCACCGCGACCCTTGCGGGTCTTTGCGGTGTTGGCGCCGGGGACGGGACGGAGGTGGTGAGCCTTGAGCACGCCGGGGCGTGTCTCGGTGTTATCAGCCATCAGTCGATCTCCTCAACCTTGACGAGGTGAGCAACGGCACGAACGTAGCCGCGGGTCTGAGCGTCATCGGGGCGGACAACCGCGTCACCGATGCGCTTGAGACCGAGGCTGCGAAGCGTGTGACGCTGGTTCTGCTTCTCGCTCACCTTGGACTTGATCTGCGTAACCTTCAGACGCGCGGCCATCAGGCACCTGCCTTCGCTGCAGCGGCGGCCTTAGCCTCCGCACGGACGATACGGGCGGGAGCGACCTGGTCGAAGTCGAGGCCACGACGTGCGGCAACCGCACGAGGCTCCTCGAGTGCCTTCAGGGCCGCAACCGTCGCGTGCACGATGTTGATCGTGTTCGACGAACCCAGCGACTTCGAAAGGATGTCGTGGATACCGGCGCACTCGAGAACGGCGCGGACGGGACCACCGGCGATAACACCGGTACCCGCAACGGCCGGACGCAGAAGCACAACACCGGCGGCTTCCTCACCCTGGACGGGGTGGGGAATCGTCGACTCGATGCGGGGGACGCGGAAGAAGTTGCGCTTAGCTTCCTCGACACCCTTCGAGATTGCGAGGGGAACTTCGCGGGCCTTGCCGTAGCCGACACCCACGAGACCGTTGCCGTCACCGACGACCACGAGAGCGGTGAAGCTGAAGCGACGACCACCCTTCACGACCTTCGAGACGCGGTTGATCGTGACGACGCGCTCCAGGAACTGGCTGTCGTTGCCACGGCTGTTGCGGTCGTTGCCACGACGGTCGCCACGGCCGCGGCCACCTCGGTCGCCACCCCCACGACGGTCGTTGCGCTGCTCGGCCGGTGCCGTCTCGGGCGCGGTCTGAGCTGCTTCCGTGGTCACTTCGGTTGTCTCCTTGATGTCACTCACAGGCTCAGCCCTCCTTCGCGGGCGCCGTCGGCGATCGCTGCAACGCGACCGGCGTACCGGTTGCCACCGCGGTCGAACACGACGGTCTCAATGCCAGCGACCTTCGCGCGCTCGGCGAGAAGCTCGCCGACCTTACGGGCCTTGGCGGTCTTGTCGCCCTCAAGCGAACGGAGCTCGGTCTCGAGCGTCGACGCCGAGGCAAGAGTGTGGCCCTGGGCGTCATCGACGACCTGCACGAAGACGTGGCGAGCGGAGCGTGTCACGACGAGACGGGGACGCTCTGCGGTACCGACGACCTTCTTGCGAAGGCGAGCGTGGCGGCGCGAACGCGCTGCGGACTTCGACTTCACAGCCATGTTACTTACCAGCCTTTCCGGCCTTGCGGCGGACCTGCTCGCCGGCGTAGCGCACGCCCTTGCCCTTGTACGGCTCAGGCTTGCGGATCTTGCGAATGTTGGCAGCCATCTCGCCGACGGCCTGCTTCGAGATACCGCTCACGGTGATCTTGGTGTTGCCGTCGACCGAAAGCTCGATCCCGGCAGGTGCCTCAACCAGAACGGGGTGCGAGAAACCGAGTGCGAGCTCCAGGTTCGAGCCCTTCTTCTGCACGCGGTAACCCGTGCCGACGATTTCCAGGTCCTTCTTGTAGCCCTGGGTCACGCCGATGATGTTGTTGTTGATGAGCGTGCGGGTCAGGCCGTGCAGGGCACGCGACTCACGCTCGTCGTCGGGACGGGTGACGAGAACCTGGTTCTCTTCGACCTTGGCCTCGATCGGGGCAGCGACCTCGAGGGCGAGCTCGCCCTTGGGCCCCTTGACCGTCACGTTCTGGCCGTCGATCTTCACCTCAACGCCCGAGGGAATGTCAATGGGAAGTCGTCCGATTCGCGACATATCAGGTCACCACACGTAGGCGAGAACTTCTCCGCCCACGCCCTTCTGCTCGGCCTGACGGTCCGTCAGGAGACCGTTAGAGGTGGACAGGATGGCGACACCGAGGCCGCCGAGCACCTTGGGGAGCTCGTTCGACTTCGCGTACACGCGGAGGCCGGGCTTCGAAACGCGCTTGATGCCAGCGATCGAACGCTCACGGGTTGCGCCGTACTTGAGGGTCACGGTGAGAGTCTTGCCGACGCGTGCGTCGGTCTCCTCCCATGCCGAGATGTAACCCTCATTCTTGAGGATCTCAGCAATGTGCGTCTTGAGCTTGCTCGACGGCATCGACACCTGGTCGTGGTGCGCCGAGTTCGCGTTGCGCAGACGGGTCAGCATGTCTGCGACCGGGTCTGTCATGGTCATATGAGTGTTCCTTTGTTCATGAGGTTTCGGCTGCCGTTACACGACAGACGACCTTCCACGACGTGGATAGCCAATATTCAATTGTGCATGCGGGTGCCGGGCCCGACCAAGTCGAGCCCGGCACCCTCAGCTGATTGCCGGTATTGCGGCGATCAGTTGGCCTTGACGAACGGGAAGCCGAGGTGCGTCAGCAGCGCACGGCCCTCGTCGTCCGACTTCGCGGTCGTGACGACCGTGATGTCGAAACCGCGAACGCGGTCAATGCGGTCCTGGTCGATCTCGTGGAAGATCGACTGCTCGGTCACACCGAAGGTGTAGTTACCGTTGCCGTCGAACTGCTTCGCCGAGAGGCCGCGGAAGTCGCGGATACGGGGAAGCGCCAGCGAGACGAGGCGGTCCAGGAACTCCCACGCGCGGTCACCACGAAGAGTGACGTGCGCGCCGATGGCCTGGCCTTCACGCAGCTTGAACTGCGCGATGGACTTCTTCGCCTTTGTGACGACGGGCTTCTGACCAGTGATCGCCGTGAGGTCTGCGACCGCACCCTCGATCACCTTGCTGTCGCGAGCTGCCTCGCCGACACCCGTGTTCACAACAACCTTGACGAGGCCGGGAACCTGCATGACGTTCGCATAACCGAACTCTTCCGTCAGCTTCTGACGGATCTCGTTGCGGTAAACCTGCTTCAGGCGCGGCTGGATTTTGCCAGTCTGCGCGGCGGTGTCCGTGCTCATTTACCTGGTCCTTACTTTCCCTTGGGGTCGGGAATGTCAGTTCCCGAACCCTTGGCGACGCGAACGCGCACGGTCTTCTTGACGCCGTCCTTGACCTGCTCCTCGACGCGGAAGCCAACGCGAGTGGGCTTCTTGGTCTCGGGGTCGACGATGGCGACGTTCGACACGTGGATCGGAGCCTCGAAAGTCTCGATTCCACCGGTCTTGGTGCCACGCTGCGTCTGACCGACGCGGGTGTGCTTGGTGATGTAGTTAACGCCCTCGACAACCACGCGGCTGCCGATGACCTCGAGAACCTTGCCCTGCTTGCCACGGTCTCCACCGCGCTCCTGGGTGGCTCCCGTGATCACCTGGACGAGGTCGCCCTTTTTGATCTTCGCCATGAGTTACAGCACCTCCGGGGCGAGCGAGACGATCTTCATGAACTTGCGGTCACGCAGTTCACGACCGACCGGACCGAAGATGCGGGTGCCGCGAGGCTCCCCTTCGTTCTTCAGAATCACGGCGGCGTTCTCGTCGAACTTGATGTACGAACCGTCAGCGCGGCGAACCTGCTTACGGGTGCGGACGACGACGGCCTTGACCACGTCGCCCTTCTTGACGTTGCCGCCAGGAATCGCGTCCTTAACCGTCGCGACGATGGTGTCACCGAGACCGGCGTAGCGGCGGTTGGATCCACCGAGAACGCGAATCGTCAGCAGCTCCTTCGCGCCGGTGTTATCGGCGACCTTGAGGCGGGATTCGTTCTGGATCATGGGTTACTTCGCCTTCTCGACGATCTCGACCAGGCGCCAGCGCTTGGTGGCGCTGGTCGGGCGGGTCTCGTTGATGACGACGAGGTCGCCAACACCAGCGGTGTTCTGCTCGTCGTGCGCCTTCAGCTTCTTCGTGCGGCGAAGGACCTTACCGTAAAGCGGGTGCTTAACGCGGTCTTCGACCTCGACGACGATGGTCTTGTCCATCTTGTCGCTCACGACGTAACCGCGGACCGACTTGCGGTAACCGCGCTCGACGGTCTCCTCAGCCTTGTTCTCGCTGGCCATCACTCAGCCTCTTCCTTGGCAGCAGCCTCGTCGGCCTTCTTTGCCTTGCTCTTCTTGGCCTTCTTCTCGACAGGCGCCGGCGTCGCACGGATCCCGAGCTCGCGCTCGCGGATGACCGTGTACAGACGGGCGATGTCGCGCTTGACAGCACGGATACGTCCGTGGCTCTCAAGCTGGCCGGTGGCCGACTGGAAGCGCAGGTTGAACAGCTCTTCCTTGGCCTTACGCAGCTCCTCGACGAGGCGCTGGTCTTCGAACGTGTCGAGCTCGGACGTGGCGAGCTCCTTGGTGCCGATCGCCATTACGCGTCGCCCTCCTCGCGCTTGATGATGCGTGCCTTGAGCGGCAGCTTGTGCATTGCTCGTGTCAGTGCGCCACGTGCGAGCTCTTCGCTCACGCCGGCGACCTCGAAGAGGACGCGACCCGGCTTGACGTTGGCGACCCACCACTCGGGCGAACCCTTACCGGAACCCATGCGAACTTCCGCAGGCTTCTTGGTGAGCGGGCGGTCGGGGTAGATGTTGATCCACACCTTTCCACCACGCTTGATGTGACGCGTCATGGCGATACGAGCTGCCTCGATCTGACGGTTGGTCACATAAGCGGGAGTCAGCGCCTGGATGCCGTACTCACCGAACGACACCTGGGTGCCGCCGGTGGCCTGGCCCGAACGCTTCGGGTGGTGCTGCTTGCGGAACTTGACCTTGCGGGGGATAAGCATTACGCCGATGCTCCTTCCGGGGCCTTCTTCTCGGCGCCGGCGTCGTTACGACGCGGTCCGCGACGGCCACCACGGTCGCGTGCAGGCTTCTTCGAAGCCTCCTCGCGAGCGAGTTCCTTGTTCGTGAGGTCACCCTTGTAGACCCAGACCTTCACACCAATGCGACCGAAGGTGGTCTTTGCCTCGTAGAAGCCGTAGTCGATGTTCGCGCGCAGTGTGTGCAGCGGCACACGACCCTCGCGGTAGAACTCCGTACGGCTCATCTCGGCGCCGCCAAGACGGCCCGAAACCTGGATCCGAACGCCCTTGGCGCCGGCGCGCATGGCGCCCTGCAGACCCTTGCGCATCGCACGACGGAATGCCACGCGAGCAGCGAGCTGCTCTGCGACACCCTGTGCGACGAGCTGAGCGTCAGCCTCGGGGTTCTTCACCTCGAGGATGTTCAGCTGGATCTGCTTGCTCGTGAGCTTCTCGAGCTCGCTGCGGATGCGCTCGGCCTCCGCGCCACGGCGACCGATAACGATGCCGGGACGGGCGGTGTGAATGTCGACGCGAACGCGGTCCTTCGTGCGCTCCAGGTCGATACGGCTCACACCGGCACGGTCGAGGTTCTTCTGCAGAAGCTCGCGGATACGGATGTCCTCGGCAACGTAGTCAGCGTAACGCTGACCCGGCTTCGTCGAATCAGCGAACCAACGCGAGGTGTGGTCCGTGGTGATTCCGAGGCGGAAGCCGTAAGGGTTGATCTTCTGTCCCATTACTTGCTCGCCTTCTGCTCGCTGGCGTCTGCCGCGTCAGCAGCAGTCGCGGGCGTTGAGAGCACGACCGTGATGTGGCTCGTGCGCTTCTTGATCTGGTCGGCGCGACCCTGAGCGCGGGGACGGAAACGCTTCAGCGTTGTTCCCTCATCCACGAAGGCGTTCTTGACGAACAGCTCCTGCTCGTCGAAGGACTCGCCAGCGGCGTCGGCCTTCACCTGTGCGTTAGCCATAGCCGACGCAACGAGCTTGTAGATGGGCTCAGATGCACCCTGCGGTGCGAACTTCAGGATGGCGAGGGCCTCTTCGGCCTGCTTCCCCTTGATGAGCGCAACGACACGACGAGCCTTCTGAGGGGTCACGCGGATGTGTCGCACGCGTGCGATGGACTCCACCATTTCTCTCTCCTCTGCGTCCCCGCGTTAGCGGCGACGGCCCTTCTTGTCGTCCTTCACGTGGCCGCGGAAGGTGCGGGTGGGCGCGAACTCGCCCAGCTTGTGGCCGACCATGGCCTCAGACACGAACACAGGAATGTGCTTGCGTCCGTCGTGCACGGCGATCGTGTGTCCCAGCATGGCGGGGACGATCATCGAGCGACGCGACCAGGTCTTGATGACGTTCTTCGTGCCGGCTTCGTTCTGCGAGACAACCTTGCGAAGCAGGTGCTCGTCGACGAAGGGGCCCTTCTTCAGACTGCGTGGCATCTTCTTGAACTCCTACTTGCGCTTCTTGCCCGAGGTGCGACGACGCACGATGTACTTGTCGCTTTCCTTGTTGGCGTGGCGGGTGCGACCCTCAGCCTGGCCCCAAGGCGACACGGGGTGACGACCACCGGAGGTGCGTCCCTCTCCACCACCATGGGGGTGGTCGACAGGGTTCATCACGACACCACGAACCGTGGGGCGCTTGCCCTTCCAGCGGTTACGGCCGGCCTTACCCCAGTTGATGTTCGACTGCTCGGCATTGCCGACCTCGCCGATCGTCGCGCGGCAACGCGCGTCAACGTTGCGGACCTCGCCCGAGGGGAGACGCAGCTGAGCGTAAGGGCCGTCCTTGGCGACGAGACGCACGGAGGCGCCCGCCGAACGAGCCATCTTTGCACCGCCACCGGGACGGAGCTCCACGTTGTGGATGACCGTACCTGTGGGGATGTTGCGCATCGGCAGGTTGTTACCGGGCTTGATGTCAGCCTGGGGACCCGACTCGACGATGTCGCCCTGCTTCAGCTTGTTCGGCGCGACGATGTAGCGCTTCGTGCCGTCGGCGAAGTGGAGCAGCGCGATGCGTGCGGTGCGGTTGGGGTCGTACTCAATGTGAGCGACCTTGGCGTTGATGCCGTCCTTGTCATTACGACGGAAGTCGATGACACGGTACTGGCGCTTGTGGCCACCGCCGATGTGACGCGTCGTGATGCGGCCCTGGTTGTTGCGGCCACCCGTCTTTGTGAGAGGGCGGAGCAGCGACTTTTCAGGCGTCGAACGCGTGATCTCGGCAAAGTCGGCCACCGACGAGCCGCGGCGACCAGGGGTCGTGGGCTTGTAGTTGCGAATAGCCATATTCGTTCCTTCAGTCCTTCCCAGCTATCAGGCGACAGCCGTGAAGATGTCGATGGTGCCCGACTTGATGGTCACAATGGCGCGCTTGGTGTCCTTGCGCTTACCAGTGCCAAAGCGGGTGCGGCGTGACTTGCCCTGACGGTTCAGGGTGTTCACCGAGGCGACCTTCACTCCGAAGATCTTCTCGATCGCGAGCTTGATCTCGGTCTTGTTCGCGCGGGGGTCCACGATGAACGTGTACTTGCCCTCGTCGATCAGGCCGTAGCTCTTCTCGGAGACGACGGGCGCGAGGATGATGTCGCGCGGGTCCTTGTTGAGAGCGGTCATGCCGAGACCTCCTTCGCGCCGACCTTCATCGCGACGAACGCGTCGAAGGCAGCCTTGGTGAAGACGATGTCGTCACTGGTGACAACGTCGTAGGCGTTGAGCTGGTCGGGCGCGATGACGTGCACGTTGGCGAGGTTACGGACCGACAGCCAGCCGTTCTCATCCGCGCGGTCGAGCACGACGAGCGTGTTCTTCTGTGCGGTGAACGTGGCGAGGAAGCCCGATGCTGCCTTCGTGGACGGTGCATCGACGCCGAACGACTCGACGACGTGGATGCGCTCCCCGCGAACACGGTCGCTCAGCACGCCAGCGAGGGCGGCAGCGATCATCTTCTTGGGGGTGCGCTGCGAGTAGTCGCGCGGCTTCGGGCCGTGGACAATGCCACCGCCGCGGTGCTCGGGCTGGCGGATCGAGCCCTGACGTGCGCGGCCAGTGCCCTTCTGCTTGAACGGCTTGGCGCCGGTACCCGAAACCTCACCACGACGCTTGGTCGAGTGAGTGCCCTGGCGTGCCGCCGCGAGCTGCGCGACGACGACCTGGTGGATCAGCGGAACGTTCGTCTTGACGTCGAACACCTGGGCGGGCAGCTCAACAGAGCCTGCCTTTTTGCCGTCCGTGTTCAGAACGTCGAGAGCGAGAGTCGAGTCAGCCATCTAACTCAAGCCCCCTTCACTGCGTTGCGGACGTATACGACGCGGCCACGAGCACCGGGGACGGCGCCCTTAACGAGCATCAGACCCTTCTCGGCGTCGACGGCGTGCACCGTGAGGTTGAGGACGGTCACGCGCTCGCCACCCATGCGGCCAGCCATGCGCGTGCCCTTGAAGACGCGGCTCGGCGTTGCCGAAGCACCGATCGAGCCGGGCTTGCGGTGGTTGCGGTGGGCACCGTGCGAGGCACCGACACCGGCGAAGTTGTGACGCTTCATCACACCGGCGAAGCCCTTACCCTTGCTCGTGCCGACGACGTCGACGAGCTGGCCTGCTTCGAAGGTGCCGTCAACCGTGATCTCCTGGCCGGCTTCGTAAGACGAAGCGTCGGCCGTGCGGATCTCGGTGACCTGACGACGGGGGGTCACGCCTGCGGCCTTGAAGTGACCGGTGAGGGGCTGGGAGACCCGGCGGGGGTCAACTTCGCCACCTGCGATCTGAACGGCGTTGTAGCCATCCTTCTCGGGCGTACGGACCTGAGTCACGACGTTGGGAGCGAGCTCGATCACCGTGACGGGGATCAGCTTGCCGCTTTCGTTCCAGACCTGGGTCATGCCGACCTTCTTGCCGAGCATGCCCTTGGAAACCTTGT containing:
- the rpsQ gene encoding 30S ribosomal protein S17, with the translated sequence MASENKAEETVERGYRKSVRGYVVSDKMDKTIVVEVEDRVKHPLYGKVLRRTKKLKAHDEQNTAGVGDLVVINETRPTSATKRWRLVEIVEKAK
- the rplD gene encoding 50S ribosomal protein L4, translating into MADSTLALDVLNTDGKKAGSVELPAQVFDVKTNVPLIHQVVVAQLAAARQGTHSTKRRGEVSGTGAKPFKQKGTGRARQGSIRQPEHRGGGIVHGPKPRDYSQRTPKKMIAAALAGVLSDRVRGERIHVVESFGVDAPSTKAASGFLATFTAQKNTLVVLDRADENGWLSVRNLANVHVIAPDQLNAYDVVTSDDIVFTKAAFDAFVAMKVGAKEVSA
- the rplC gene encoding 50S ribosomal protein L3, producing the protein MADINNKVSKGMLGKKVGMTQVWNESGKLIPVTVIELAPNVVTQVRTPEKDGYNAVQIAGGEVDPRRVSQPLTGHFKAAGVTPRRQVTEIRTADASSYEAGQEITVDGTFEAGQLVDVVGTSKGKGFAGVMKRHNFAGVGASHGAHRNHRKPGSIGASATPSRVFKGTRMAGRMGGERVTVLNLTVHAVDAEKGLMLVKGAVPGARGRVVYVRNAVKGA
- the rpmD gene encoding 50S ribosomal protein L30, whose translation is MAARLKVTQIKSKVSEKQNQRHTLRSLGLKRIGDAVVRPDDAQTRGYVRAVAHLVKVEEID
- the secY gene encoding preprotein translocase subunit SecY, with translation MFSAIARIFRTPDLRRKIGFTLGIIAIYRFGAHVPSPFIDYPNVQQCLAETSGQDGLLSLVNLFSGGALLQLSIFALGVMPYITATIITQLLRVVIPHFETLHKEGQAGQGKLTQYTRYLTIALALLQSTTLVTVARSGQLFGATSVPECMQLLTSDSWMAQGMIILTMTAGTGLVMWMAELVTERGIGNGMSLLIFTSIAATFPGALGAIWAARGFEIFLLVIAIGIVIIAAVVFVEQSQRRVPVQYAKRMVGRRTYGGSNTYIPIKVNMAGVVPVIFASSLLYIPALIAQFNTPTDGQLPPAWVQWINQYFTTGDHPLYMAVYFLLIIGFTFFYVAITFNPVDVADNMKKYGGFIPGIRAGRPTAEYLDYVLTRITTPGSIYLGLIALIPLIALATVQANQNFPFGGASILIIVGVGLETVKQIDAQLQQRHYEGLLK
- the rpsC gene encoding 30S ribosomal protein S3 codes for the protein MGQKINPYGFRLGITTDHTSRWFADSTKPGQRYADYVAEDIRIRELLQKNLDRAGVSRIDLERTKDRVRVDIHTARPGIVIGRRGAEAERIRSELEKLTSKQIQLNILEVKNPEADAQLVAQGVAEQLAARVAFRRAMRKGLQGAMRAGAKGVRIQVSGRLGGAEMSRTEFYREGRVPLHTLRANIDYGFYEAKTTFGRIGVKVWVYKGDLTNKELAREEASKKPARDRGGRRGPRRNDAGAEKKAPEGASA
- the rpmC gene encoding 50S ribosomal protein L29, whose amino-acid sequence is MAIGTKELATSELDTFEDQRLVEELRKAKEELFNLRFQSATGQLESHGRIRAVKRDIARLYTVIRERELGIRATPAPVEKKAKKSKAKKADEAAAKEEAE
- the rplN gene encoding 50S ribosomal protein L14, whose protein sequence is MIQNESRLKVADNTGAKELLTIRVLGGSNRRYAGLGDTIVATVKDAIPGGNVKKGDVVKAVVVRTRKQVRRADGSYIKFDENAAVILKNEGEPRGTRIFGPVGRELRDRKFMKIVSLAPEVL
- the rplB gene encoding 50S ribosomal protein L2 translates to MAIRNYKPTTPGRRGSSVADFAEITRSTPEKSLLRPLTKTGGRNNQGRITTRHIGGGHKRQYRVIDFRRNDKDGINAKVAHIEYDPNRTARIALLHFADGTKRYIVAPNKLKQGDIVESGPQADIKPGNNLPMRNIPTGTVIHNVELRPGGGAKMARSAGASVRLVAKDGPYAQLRLPSGEVRNVDARCRATIGEVGNAEQSNINWGKAGRNRWKGKRPTVRGVVMNPVDHPHGGGEGRTSGGRHPVSPWGQAEGRTRHANKESDKYIVRRRTSGKKRK
- the rplW gene encoding 50S ribosomal protein L23; the protein is MTALNKDPRDIILAPVVSEKSYGLIDEGKYTFIVDPRANKTEIKLAIEKIFGVKVASVNTLNRQGKSRRTRFGTGKRKDTKRAIVTIKSGTIDIFTAVA
- the rplF gene encoding 50S ribosomal protein L6; protein product: MSRIGRLPIDIPSGVEVKIDGQNVTVKGPKGELALEVAAPIEAKVEENQVLVTRPDDERESRALHGLTRTLINNNIIGVTQGYKKDLEIVGTGYRVQKKGSNLELALGFSHPVLVEAPAGIELSVDGNTKITVSGISKQAVGEMAANIRKIRKPEPYKGKGVRYAGEQVRRKAGKAGK
- the rplE gene encoding 50S ribosomal protein L5, which gives rise to MSTDTAAQTGKIQPRLKQVYRNEIRQKLTEEFGYANVMQVPGLVKVVVNTGVGEAARDSKVIEGAVADLTAITGQKPVVTKAKKSIAQFKLREGQAIGAHVTLRGDRAWEFLDRLVSLALPRIRDFRGLSAKQFDGNGNYTFGVTEQSIFHEIDQDRIDRVRGFDITVVTTAKSDDEGRALLTHLGFPFVKAN
- the rplR gene encoding 50S ribosomal protein L18, giving the protein MAVKSKSAARSRRHARLRKKVVGTAERPRLVVTRSARHVFVQVVDDAQGHTLASASTLETELRSLEGDKTAKARKVGELLAERAKVAGIETVVFDRGGNRYAGRVAAIADGAREGGLSL
- the rplP gene encoding 50S ribosomal protein L16, whose translation is MLIPRKVKFRKQHHPKRSGQATGGTQVSFGEYGIQALTPAYVTNRQIEAARIAMTRHIKRGGKVWINIYPDRPLTKKPAEVRMGSGKGSPEWWVANVKPGRVLFEVAGVSEELARGALTRAMHKLPLKARIIKREEGDA
- the rpsS gene encoding 30S ribosomal protein S19, with the protein product MPRSLKKGPFVDEHLLRKVVSQNEAGTKNVIKTWSRRSMIVPAMLGHTIAVHDGRKHIPVFVSEAMVGHKLGEFAPTRTFRGHVKDDKKGRRR
- the rplX gene encoding 50S ribosomal protein L24 — translated: MAKIKKGDLVQVITGATQERGGDRGKQGKVLEVIGSRVVVEGVNYITKHTRVGQTQRGTKTGGIETFEAPIHVSNVAIVDPETKKPTRVGFRVEEQVKDGVKKTVRVRVAKGSGTDIPDPKGK
- the rpsH gene encoding 30S ribosomal protein S8; this encodes MTMTDPVADMLTRLRNANSAHHDQVSMPSSKLKTHIAEILKNEGYISAWEETDARVGKTLTVTLKYGATRERSIAGIKRVSKPGLRVYAKSNELPKVLGGLGVAILSTSNGLLTDRQAEQKGVGGEVLAYVW
- the rplO gene encoding 50S ribosomal protein L15 — encoded protein: MADNTETRPGVLKAHHLRPVPGANTAKTRKGRGEGSKGKTAGRGTKGTRARNTVRVGFEGGQMPLHMRTPKLRGFKNPFRTEYQVVNVDKIAAAFPEGGDVTVEALVAKGLVRKNELVKVLGGGDLDVALNVKVDKVSTSAQAKIEAAGGSIK
- the rplV gene encoding 50S ribosomal protein L22 translates to MVESIARVRHIRVTPQKARRVVALIKGKQAEEALAILKFAPQGASEPIYKLVASAMANAQVKADAAGESFDEQELFVKNAFVDEGTTLKRFRPRAQGRADQIKKRTSHITVVLSTPATAADAADASEQKASK
- the rpsE gene encoding 30S ribosomal protein S5; translation: MSDIKETTEVTTEAAQTAPETAPAEQRNDRRGGGDRGGRGRGDRRGNDRNSRGNDSQFLERVVTINRVSKVVKGGRRFSFTALVVVGDGNGLVGVGYGKAREVPLAISKGVEEAKRNFFRVPRIESTIPHPVQGEEAAGVVLLRPAVAGTGVIAGGPVRAVLECAGIHDILSKSLGSSNTINIVHATVAALKALEEPRAVAARRGLDFDQVAPARIVRAEAKAAAAAKAGA